The Achromobacter deleyi genome has a window encoding:
- a CDS encoding sigma-54-dependent Fis family transcriptional regulator: MATHSRRHALTQARLLFNQQGVVPGGMVAEPILRSWRRCADLGFDMRGVRRAELMTQGELREAQQRNEALRRMSEPAMSFLRRQAGGSGNLVILSDAQGLVLDSGGDTGFAHRASRVALMPGAPWDEAAAGTNAIGTALIEGRPIAVHGAEHYFEPNRILTCAAVPITDSEGRTLGVLDLSSQARDIRPDVLELVREAVDRIEHQLFEQAYEQSAVLRLHADHSGLGSPGEALLAFQGDLLVGANRRALHALGLASTALGVYRYGDVFDGDIERCPDAAGRVQTRLGAVYHARLRWPRARAPQAPLAPALPVARPAAPCFDAATMGALARAVHLSDAGVSILLQGETGVGKEVFARQMHARGKRASGPFVAVNCAALPESLIESELFGYEDGAFTGARRQGSKGLLRQAHGGVLFLDEIGDMPLLLQSRLLRVLQTREVSPLGAARPVAVDFTLVCATHRPLAHEGPDAPVRPDLYFRIAEYTVTLEPLRARPDRLALLRNLWAAQGEGPALPPAIEAILAAYPWPGNYRQLVAVLRTLHVLAGPAGRVDADMLPADIRGAAAVPPPLGSDPANLQLMTDAAIRDTLAANDGNVSRAARALGVHRSTVYRRAAALGLVARQR; this comes from the coding sequence ATGGCCACTCATTCCCGTCGGCACGCGCTGACGCAAGCGCGCCTGCTGTTCAACCAGCAGGGCGTGGTGCCCGGCGGCATGGTCGCCGAGCCCATCCTGCGCTCCTGGCGCCGCTGTGCCGACCTGGGCTTCGACATGCGCGGCGTGCGCCGCGCCGAACTCATGACGCAGGGCGAACTGCGAGAGGCGCAGCAGCGCAACGAGGCGCTGCGCCGGATGTCCGAACCGGCCATGTCCTTTCTGCGCCGCCAGGCCGGCGGCAGCGGCAACCTGGTGATCCTGTCGGACGCGCAAGGCCTGGTGCTGGATTCCGGTGGCGACACGGGCTTTGCGCACCGCGCGTCGCGCGTGGCGCTGATGCCGGGCGCGCCCTGGGACGAGGCTGCCGCCGGCACCAACGCCATCGGCACCGCGCTGATCGAGGGCCGGCCCATCGCCGTGCATGGCGCAGAACACTATTTCGAGCCCAACCGCATCCTGACCTGCGCAGCCGTGCCCATCACCGACAGCGAGGGCCGCACGCTGGGCGTGCTGGACCTGTCCAGCCAGGCCCGTGACATCCGCCCCGATGTGCTGGAGCTGGTGCGCGAGGCCGTGGACCGGATCGAACACCAGTTGTTCGAACAGGCTTATGAGCAGAGCGCCGTCTTGCGGCTGCACGCGGACCATTCCGGGCTGGGCTCGCCGGGCGAGGCCCTGCTGGCCTTCCAGGGCGACCTGCTGGTCGGCGCCAACCGCCGCGCCCTGCATGCGCTCGGGCTGGCCTCGACCGCCTTGGGCGTATACCGCTACGGGGATGTGTTCGACGGCGACATCGAGCGCTGCCCGGACGCGGCGGGCAGGGTGCAGACGCGCCTGGGCGCGGTGTATCACGCACGCCTGCGCTGGCCTCGCGCCCGTGCGCCGCAAGCGCCGCTGGCGCCTGCGCTGCCTGTGGCCCGGCCGGCGGCTCCCTGCTTTGATGCCGCCACGATGGGCGCCCTGGCGCGCGCGGTGCACCTGTCGGACGCGGGCGTGTCGATCCTGCTGCAGGGCGAGACGGGCGTGGGCAAGGAAGTGTTCGCGCGGCAGATGCATGCGCGCGGCAAGCGGGCCTCCGGACCGTTCGTGGCGGTCAATTGCGCCGCCTTGCCCGAAAGCCTGATCGAATCCGAACTGTTCGGCTACGAGGACGGAGCCTTCACCGGCGCGCGCCGGCAGGGCAGCAAAGGGCTGTTGCGCCAGGCGCACGGCGGCGTGCTGTTCCTGGACGAGATCGGCGACATGCCCTTGCTGCTGCAGTCGCGGTTGCTGCGCGTGCTCCAGACGCGCGAGGTCTCGCCGCTGGGCGCGGCGCGGCCCGTCGCGGTGGATTTCACGCTGGTGTGCGCAACCCATCGCCCGCTGGCCCACGAAGGGCCCGACGCGCCCGTGCGCCCCGATCTGTATTTCCGGATAGCCGAGTACACCGTCACCCTGGAGCCGCTGCGCGCGCGCCCGGACCGCCTGGCCCTGCTGCGCAATCTATGGGCCGCGCAGGGCGAGGGCCCGGCGTTACCGCCTGCCATCGAAGCGATCCTGGCCGCCTATCCGTGGCCCGGCAATTACCGCCAGCTGGTCGCGGTCCTGCGCACCTTGCATGTGCTGGCCGGGCCGGCGGGCAGGGTGGACGCGGACATGCTGCCCGCGGACATTCGCGGCGCGGCAGCGGTCCCGCCGCCCTTGGGCAGCGATCCGGCCAATCTGCAGTTGATGACGGACGCCGCGATCCGCGACACGCTGGCCGCGAATGACGGCAATGTCAGCCGCGCGGCGCGCGCCCTGGGCGTGCACCGCAGCACGGTGTACCGGCGGGCCGCGGCGCTGGGTCTTGTGGCCAGGCAGCGCTGA
- the adh gene encoding aldehyde dehydrogenase, producing the protein MDIATRVTPETYGTRLDLKTQYDNFIDGKWQKPADGEYFDNVTPVTGQTLTRNARSKERDIDLALDAAHRAAPKWGSTPAAQRARMLMQIADVMEANLERLATAETWDNGKPIREARAADIPLAIDHFRYFASCIRSQEGGLSEIDHDMVAYHFNEPLGVVGQIIPWNFPILMAAWKLAPALAAGNCVVLKPAEQTPLGILLLMELIGDILPPGVVNVVTGFGLEAGKPLASSKRIAKIAFTGETTTGRLIMQYASQNIIPVTLELGGKSPNIFFADVGAQDDDFLDKAVEGFVMFALNQGEVCTCPSRALIQESLYDKFMERALKRVAEIKQGNPLDADTMLGAQASTEQLEKILSYLDIGKQEGADVLAGGSRAQLQGALEGGYYVQPTVFKGHNKMRVFQEEIFGPVVAVTTFKDADDALALANDTLYGLGAGVWSRDANTCYRMGRAIKAGRVWTNCYHAYPAHAAFGGYKQSGIGRENHKMMLNHYQQTKNLLVSYSPKKLGFF; encoded by the coding sequence ATGGATATCGCGACCCGCGTTACCCCTGAAACCTATGGCACGCGCCTGGATCTCAAGACGCAGTACGACAACTTCATCGACGGAAAGTGGCAGAAGCCGGCGGACGGCGAGTACTTCGACAACGTCACCCCGGTGACCGGCCAGACCCTGACGCGCAACGCCCGGTCCAAGGAACGCGACATCGACCTGGCGCTGGATGCCGCGCACCGCGCCGCGCCGAAATGGGGTTCGACCCCGGCTGCCCAACGCGCCCGCATGCTGATGCAGATCGCGGACGTGATGGAAGCCAACCTGGAACGCCTGGCCACGGCGGAAACCTGGGACAACGGCAAACCCATCCGCGAAGCCCGCGCCGCCGACATCCCGCTGGCGATCGACCACTTCCGCTACTTCGCCTCGTGCATCCGCAGCCAGGAAGGCGGGCTGTCCGAGATCGACCACGACATGGTGGCCTATCACTTCAATGAACCGCTGGGCGTGGTCGGCCAGATCATCCCGTGGAACTTCCCCATCCTGATGGCCGCGTGGAAGCTCGCGCCGGCGCTGGCGGCCGGCAACTGCGTGGTGCTCAAGCCCGCCGAACAGACGCCGCTGGGCATCCTGCTGCTGATGGAACTGATCGGCGACATCCTGCCCCCGGGCGTGGTGAACGTGGTGACCGGCTTTGGCCTGGAAGCCGGCAAGCCGCTGGCCTCCAGCAAGCGGATCGCCAAGATCGCCTTCACCGGTGAAACCACCACCGGCCGGCTCATCATGCAGTACGCCTCGCAGAACATCATCCCGGTCACCCTGGAGCTGGGCGGCAAGTCCCCCAACATCTTCTTTGCGGACGTGGGCGCGCAGGACGACGACTTCCTGGACAAGGCCGTCGAGGGCTTCGTCATGTTCGCGCTGAACCAGGGTGAAGTGTGCACCTGCCCCAGCCGCGCGCTGATCCAGGAATCCCTCTACGACAAGTTCATGGAGCGCGCCCTGAAGCGCGTGGCGGAAATCAAGCAGGGCAATCCGCTGGACGCGGACACCATGCTGGGCGCCCAGGCGTCCACCGAGCAGCTGGAAAAGATCCTGTCCTACCTGGACATCGGCAAGCAGGAAGGCGCGGACGTCCTGGCCGGCGGATCCCGGGCCCAGCTGCAAGGCGCGCTGGAAGGCGGCTACTACGTGCAGCCCACGGTGTTCAAAGGCCACAACAAGATGCGCGTGTTCCAGGAGGAAATCTTCGGGCCGGTGGTGGCGGTGACCACGTTCAAGGACGCCGATGACGCGCTCGCGCTCGCCAACGACACGCTCTACGGTTTGGGCGCGGGCGTATGGTCGCGCGACGCCAACACCTGCTACCGGATGGGACGCGCCATCAAGGCCGGCCGCGTGTGGACCAACTGCTATCACGCCTACCCGGCGCACGCGGCGTTTGGCGGCTACAAGCAATCCGGCATCGGACGCGAGAACCACAAGATGATGCTCAATCACTACCAGCAAACCAAGAACCTGCTGGTGAGCTATTCGCCGAAGAAGCTGGGTTTCTTCTGA
- a CDS encoding DUF779 domain-containing protein, giving the protein MPEHTPRVVATDEARHLIDTLRAKHGPLMFHQSGGCCDGSSPMCYALGEFMVGGSDVLLGELEGCPFYMGEDQFAYWEHNQLIIDAVPGRGGAFSLDSAEGRRFLLRSRLYSDEEWANVAPVTKG; this is encoded by the coding sequence ATGCCAGAGCACACGCCACGCGTGGTCGCGACCGACGAGGCGCGCCACCTGATCGATACCTTGCGCGCCAAGCACGGCCCGCTGATGTTCCACCAGTCCGGCGGCTGCTGCGACGGCAGCTCGCCCATGTGCTATGCGCTGGGCGAGTTCATGGTGGGCGGCTCGGACGTGCTGCTGGGCGAACTGGAAGGCTGCCCGTTCTACATGGGCGAGGACCAGTTCGCGTACTGGGAGCACAACCAGCTGATCATCGACGCCGTGCCGGGACGCGGCGGCGCCTTTTCGCTGGACAGCGCCGAAGGCAGGCGCTTCCTGCTGCGGTCGCGCCTTTACTCCGACGAGGAGTGGGCGAACGTCGCGCCGGTGACGAAAGGGTGA
- a CDS encoding 2-hydroxychromene-2-carboxylate isomerase, with protein MTASLPDSPRIEMWFDFASPYSYLAIERIDGLAQAAGVRVDLRPFLLGPIFQAQGWNDTPFRLFPGKGAYMMRDIARLAEKYGVVYNRPRLFPRMSVLPARIALLGQDEPWGREFCLAVFRANFQHDLDIQAEDVVHELLTSLSLDADALIARGKSEAAKEALRRQVDRARNLGLFGAPTFFVDGEMFWGNDRLEDALDWTRRVAPASAWAPASRA; from the coding sequence ATGACCGCGTCCTTGCCCGATTCGCCCCGCATCGAAATGTGGTTCGATTTCGCCAGCCCCTACAGCTACCTGGCGATCGAGCGTATCGACGGCCTTGCGCAAGCGGCTGGCGTGCGGGTCGATCTGCGGCCTTTCCTGTTGGGCCCGATCTTCCAGGCCCAGGGATGGAACGACACGCCGTTCCGGCTCTTTCCAGGCAAGGGCGCCTACATGATGCGCGACATCGCCCGTCTGGCCGAGAAGTACGGCGTGGTCTACAACCGCCCGCGCCTGTTCCCGCGCATGAGCGTGCTGCCGGCGCGCATCGCGCTATTGGGCCAGGATGAGCCCTGGGGCCGCGAATTCTGCCTGGCGGTGTTCCGGGCCAATTTCCAGCACGATCTGGACATCCAGGCCGAAGACGTCGTGCATGAGCTGCTGACCAGTCTGTCGCTGGATGCCGACGCGCTGATCGCCCGCGGCAAGTCCGAAGCCGCCAAGGAAGCGCTGCGCCGCCAGGTGGACCGCGCGCGCAACCTGGGCCTGTTCGGCGCACCTACCTTTTTTGTGGATGGCGAAATGTTCTGGGGCAATGACCGCCTGGAAGACGCGCTGGACTGGACGCGCCGCGTCGCGCCCGCCAGCGCCTGGGCGCCGGCCTCCCGCGCCTGA
- a CDS encoding DUF2917 domain-containing protein: MSFRLAGGSTMLLKRASGVRIVCHAGTLWISEYRRLDDSVLQAGESLTVGSNRDVVISGLPDAQVALLS; this comes from the coding sequence ATGTCATTCCGTTTGGCCGGCGGGTCGACTATGCTGCTCAAGCGCGCTTCCGGCGTCCGCATCGTGTGTCACGCCGGCACCTTGTGGATATCCGAATACCGCCGCCTGGATGACAGCGTGCTTCAAGCCGGTGAATCCCTGACCGTCGGCAGCAATCGCGATGTCGTCATCAGCGGCCTGCCGGATGCGCAGGTCGCGCTACTTTCCTAG
- a CDS encoding LysR substrate-binding domain-containing protein, which yields MPYPLAKLPPLDLVRGFVAVGRRMSITLAAQDLHVTQSAVSRQIRALEAHLGVPLLVRGFRSVSFTSEGAQLFRMADVWLSQLGDLTEQLRAPERRTPVTVTTTIGVASLWLLPRLGDFQAAHPHIDVRVAADNRLIDIDREAVDIAIRYSVRDTVPDGAVWLFGEAVVPVAHPSLKARALDTRELQRHVLLEFDDPTRPWLQWSEWLNARGLGRVRAKGMLRFNQYDQIVHAALAGHGIALGRLALIAPMLADKRLEIVGDQAASATEHAYWLVRNARRSTPDADVVTQWLVEQAAGTARDLTA from the coding sequence ATGCCATACCCGCTGGCGAAACTTCCGCCGCTTGATCTCGTCCGGGGCTTTGTCGCCGTCGGCCGCCGCATGAGCATCACGCTGGCCGCGCAAGACCTCCACGTGACGCAGTCGGCCGTCAGCCGCCAGATCCGGGCGCTGGAAGCGCACCTGGGCGTGCCCTTGCTGGTGCGCGGGTTCCGCAGCGTGTCGTTCACCTCCGAAGGCGCGCAGCTGTTCCGCATGGCCGATGTCTGGCTGAGCCAGCTAGGCGACCTGACCGAACAGCTGCGTGCGCCCGAGAGGCGCACGCCCGTCACCGTCACCACCACCATCGGCGTGGCCTCGCTGTGGCTGCTGCCGCGGCTGGGGGACTTCCAGGCGGCCCATCCGCATATCGACGTGCGCGTGGCCGCCGACAACCGGCTCATCGACATCGACCGCGAAGCCGTGGACATCGCCATCCGCTACAGCGTGCGCGACACCGTGCCGGACGGCGCCGTCTGGCTATTCGGGGAAGCGGTGGTGCCGGTGGCCCACCCGTCGCTCAAGGCGCGCGCACTCGACACGCGCGAACTCCAGCGCCATGTGCTGCTGGAATTCGACGACCCGACGCGCCCGTGGCTGCAGTGGTCGGAATGGCTGAACGCGCGCGGCCTGGGCCGCGTGCGCGCCAAGGGCATGCTGCGCTTTAACCAGTACGACCAGATCGTGCATGCCGCCCTGGCGGGCCACGGCATCGCACTGGGCAGGCTGGCGCTGATCGCTCCCATGCTGGCGGACAAGCGGCTGGAGATCGTCGGAGACCAGGCGGCCAGCGCCACCGAGCATGCCTATTGGCTGGTGCGCAACGCGCGCCGCAGCACGCCGGACGCGGACGTCGTCACGCAATGGCTCGTCGAGCAGGCGGCAGGCACCGCGCGCGACCTGACCGCCTGA
- the selD gene encoding selenide, water dikinase SelD: MTQDVASADVPRLTSLSHGGGCGCKIAPGVLSALLARFGPAASYPNLMVGTETADDAAVYRLNDEQALIATTDFFMPIVDDPFDFGRIAATNALSDVYAMGGTPIMALAIVGMPINVLPHSVIADILRGGESVCADAGIPVAGGHSIDSVEPIYGLAAMGLVHPARVKRNADARAGDVLILGKGLGVGILSAALKKNRLDDAGYRVMIETTTRLNRPGPALAALDGVHAITDVTGFGLLGHALEMARGAKLMARLRLEALPWLPGVQAFAADGVITGASGRNWASYGESVRLGAGVTDTQRALLTDPQTSGGLLVSCAPEAAARVLDLFHSQGFAQATVIGEMTAGEAQVRVD, from the coding sequence ATGACCCAGGATGTTGCGTCCGCGGACGTGCCGCGTTTGACTTCGCTTTCTCATGGCGGAGGCTGTGGCTGCAAGATCGCGCCCGGCGTGCTGTCGGCGCTGCTGGCGCGCTTCGGACCCGCGGCCAGCTATCCGAACCTGATGGTGGGCACCGAGACGGCCGACGACGCGGCGGTGTACCGGCTCAATGATGAGCAGGCGCTTATCGCCACCACCGACTTCTTCATGCCCATCGTGGACGACCCGTTCGACTTCGGCCGCATCGCCGCGACGAATGCGCTGTCGGACGTGTACGCCATGGGCGGGACTCCCATCATGGCGCTGGCCATCGTGGGCATGCCGATCAATGTGCTGCCGCACAGCGTGATCGCCGACATCCTGCGCGGCGGCGAATCGGTGTGCGCGGATGCCGGCATTCCGGTGGCGGGCGGACACAGCATTGATTCGGTCGAGCCCATCTACGGCCTGGCGGCGATGGGCCTGGTGCATCCGGCAAGGGTCAAGCGCAACGCCGATGCGCGCGCGGGCGATGTGCTGATCCTGGGCAAGGGCCTGGGCGTGGGCATTCTGTCGGCGGCGCTGAAGAAGAATCGGCTGGACGATGCCGGCTATCGGGTGATGATCGAAACGACGACCCGACTGAACCGGCCGGGGCCGGCGCTGGCCGCGCTGGACGGTGTGCACGCCATTACCGATGTGACGGGTTTCGGCCTCTTGGGCCATGCGCTGGAGATGGCGCGCGGTGCGAAGCTGATGGCCCGCTTGCGGCTGGAGGCGCTGCCCTGGCTGCCGGGCGTGCAGGCCTTTGCGGCGGATGGCGTGATCACTGGCGCGTCCGGCCGCAACTGGGCGTCCTATGGCGAATCCGTGCGCCTGGGCGCGGGCGTCACCGACACGCAGCGCGCGTTGCTGACGGATCCGCAGACCTCGGGCGGCTTGCTGGTGTCCTGCGCGCCGGAGGCGGCGGCCAGGGTGCTGGACCTGTTCCACAGCCAGGGTTTCGCTCAGGCCACGGTGATCGGCGAGATGACGGCGGGCGAGGCGCAGGTGCGGGTGGACTGA
- a CDS encoding transglutaminase-like domain-containing protein, with product MDRRHFLRFSGALCAASAAPYAAHAQQAPVSAGWRAFELTTDISVKDPGAHTRIWIPVPYATDTPYQRGVRNTWQVSGGGTAQLMQAPGYDVQMLAVQWPDAQTPRNVTMTSRFQTRNRRVDLTQPPPADAELESPAALREFLKPTALLPTDGIVKTTADQITRGHQGDLARARAIYAWVVEKTCRTASTRGCGVGDVRYMLTANDLNGKCADINALFVALARAAGIPARDAYGLRVANSELGYKSLGKAGDVTKAQHCRAEFYADGYGWIPVDPADVRKVMLEEPPGDLPLTDAKVRAARVMLFGAWEMNWVAYNHGHDVALPGTAHGPVPFLMYPNGETSAGRLDSLDPDGFSYRLASKPIPI from the coding sequence ATGGACCGCCGACACTTTCTCCGTTTCTCCGGTGCATTGTGCGCCGCCAGCGCTGCACCCTATGCCGCGCACGCCCAGCAGGCGCCTGTCAGCGCCGGCTGGCGCGCCTTCGAACTGACCACCGACATCAGCGTGAAGGATCCCGGCGCCCACACGCGCATCTGGATCCCGGTGCCCTACGCCACCGACACGCCCTACCAGCGCGGCGTGCGGAACACCTGGCAGGTCAGCGGCGGCGGAACCGCGCAGCTGATGCAGGCGCCCGGCTACGACGTCCAGATGCTGGCCGTGCAATGGCCCGACGCGCAGACGCCGCGCAACGTCACAATGACCAGCCGCTTCCAGACCCGCAACCGCCGCGTGGACCTGACCCAGCCCCCGCCCGCCGACGCCGAACTCGAAAGCCCCGCCGCCCTGCGCGAATTCCTCAAACCCACCGCACTGCTGCCCACCGACGGCATCGTCAAAACCACCGCCGACCAGATCACCCGCGGCCACCAGGGCGACCTGGCCCGCGCCCGCGCCATCTACGCATGGGTCGTGGAAAAGACCTGCCGCACCGCCTCCACCCGCGGCTGCGGCGTGGGCGACGTACGCTACATGCTCACCGCCAACGACCTGAACGGCAAATGCGCCGACATCAACGCCCTGTTCGTCGCGCTGGCGCGCGCCGCCGGCATCCCCGCGCGCGACGCCTACGGCCTGCGCGTGGCCAACTCCGAACTGGGCTACAAGAGTCTCGGCAAGGCCGGCGACGTCACCAAGGCCCAGCACTGCCGCGCCGAGTTCTACGCCGACGGCTACGGCTGGATTCCCGTGGACCCCGCCGACGTGCGCAAAGTCATGCTCGAAGAGCCACCCGGCGACCTGCCCCTGACCGACGCCAAGGTGCGCGCCGCGCGCGTCATGCTGTTCGGCGCCTGGGAAATGAACTGGGTCGCCTACAACCACGGCCACGACGTCGCCCTGCCCGGCACCGCGCACGGCCCCGTGCCCTTCCTGATGTATCCCAACGGCGAAACCTCGGCCGGCCGCCTCGACAGCCTGGACCCCGACGGCTTCAGCTACAGGCTCGCCTCAAAACCCATTCCCATCTGA
- a CDS encoding TlpA family protein disulfide reductase, with amino-acid sequence MISRRRLLQSGLSLAALPFGARAASDTALKTATGPDWAPWTAPTPPLTLPDLSGRERKLSAWRGNVVIVSFWATWCDPCRDEIPIMSTMAKRHREEGLRLVAVNVGESPAKISAFLAKWPVAGTVLHDRNSAASKKWEAVGLPANYLVDRGGSIRYWHLGELDWTSTRVSSVVTKLLRA; translated from the coding sequence TTGATCAGTCGTCGCCGCCTCCTGCAATCCGGCCTGTCGCTGGCGGCCCTGCCCTTCGGGGCCCGGGCCGCCAGCGACACCGCCCTGAAAACCGCCACCGGCCCCGACTGGGCCCCCTGGACCGCCCCCACTCCCCCACTGACCCTGCCCGACCTCTCCGGCCGCGAACGGAAACTCTCCGCCTGGCGCGGCAACGTCGTCATCGTCAGCTTCTGGGCCACCTGGTGCGACCCCTGCCGCGACGAAATCCCCATCATGTCCACCATGGCCAAGCGCCACCGCGAAGAAGGCCTGCGCCTGGTCGCCGTGAACGTCGGCGAATCGCCCGCCAAGATCTCCGCCTTTCTCGCGAAATGGCCCGTCGCCGGCACGGTCCTGCACGACCGCAACAGCGCGGCGTCAAAGAAGTGGGAAGCCGTAGGACTGCCCGCCAACTACCTGGTGGACCGCGGCGGATCGATCCGGTATTGGCATCTGGGCGAACTGGACTGGACCTCGACCCGCGTAAGCAGCGTGGTGACGAAACTGCTGCGCGCCTGA
- the selB gene encoding selenocysteine-specific translation elongation factor, translated as MIIGTAGHIDHGKTTLVRALTGVDTDRLKEEKARGISIELGYAYAPLANGDVLGFIDVPGHEKLVHTMAAGASGIDFGLLVVAADDGVMPQTREHLSILSMLGVTRGAVALTKADRADAAQQAAVRAEIAALAAGTFLEGAPVFGTSASQAGDAGVAELKSYLHEQAQALMQRDATGLFRLAVDRVFTLAGHGTVVTGTAHSGQVRAGDEAADLRLMPAGTRVRVRSIHAQNQPSETGAAGQRCALNLAGIDKGAIARGDWIADARCFLPSRHVDVALALLPSADAPVRAWAPLHVHIGAARHVAHVVPISVESLAPGQSGWVQLVFDEPVCAMPGDRYIVRNAQATRTVGGGRVLDPNAPDRKRRAASRMQGLQALSDMLDGGGLHPVLEHAPLGLDEDALQRLTGRPVREIAAPHGALWVEPRNAQAPRTLILGAQWDALRARVEQALAAVHQGAPDEPGPDSARLRRMAMPVGPDALWVSVLDDLQRDGRVVRNGPWLHLPAHTATLAEAESALAARLLPLLDEGAFDPPWVRDLARTLEEPEDGVRQLLRKLLRRGEVAQVVKDLFYHRDQVRALAGLAAELAARPAGLNAAVFRDATGLGRKRAIQVLEFFDRVGYTRRVRDAHVLRAESAYAATQGRSEPVS; from the coding sequence ATGATCATCGGGACCGCGGGCCATATCGACCACGGCAAGACCACGCTGGTGCGCGCGCTGACGGGCGTGGATACCGACAGGCTCAAGGAAGAGAAGGCGCGCGGCATTTCCATCGAGCTGGGCTATGCCTATGCGCCGCTGGCCAATGGCGATGTGCTGGGCTTCATCGACGTGCCCGGCCACGAAAAGCTGGTGCACACGATGGCGGCCGGCGCCAGCGGCATCGATTTTGGCTTGCTGGTGGTGGCGGCCGACGATGGCGTGATGCCGCAGACTCGCGAGCACCTGTCCATCCTGTCCATGCTGGGCGTGACGCGGGGGGCGGTGGCGCTGACCAAGGCCGACCGCGCGGATGCCGCGCAACAGGCGGCGGTGCGCGCCGAGATTGCGGCGCTGGCGGCGGGCACGTTCCTGGAGGGGGCGCCGGTGTTCGGCACGAGCGCGTCGCAAGCCGGCGACGCGGGCGTGGCGGAGCTGAAATCGTATTTGCACGAGCAGGCCCAGGCTTTGATGCAGCGCGATGCGACGGGCCTGTTCAGGCTGGCGGTGGACCGCGTGTTCACGTTGGCGGGCCACGGGACGGTGGTTACGGGCACGGCGCACTCGGGCCAGGTCCGGGCGGGCGACGAGGCGGCGGATCTGCGGCTGATGCCCGCGGGTACGCGGGTGCGGGTGCGCAGTATCCATGCGCAGAATCAGCCCAGCGAGACGGGCGCGGCCGGTCAGCGCTGTGCGTTGAACCTGGCTGGCATCGACAAGGGGGCGATCGCGCGCGGCGACTGGATCGCGGATGCGCGCTGTTTTCTGCCGTCGCGGCATGTGGATGTGGCGCTGGCTCTGCTGCCCTCCGCGGATGCGCCGGTGCGCGCCTGGGCGCCGCTGCATGTGCATATCGGCGCGGCGCGCCATGTGGCGCATGTGGTGCCTATCAGTGTGGAGTCGCTGGCGCCGGGGCAGTCGGGCTGGGTGCAGCTGGTGTTCGATGAGCCCGTTTGCGCGATGCCGGGCGACCGCTACATCGTGCGCAATGCGCAGGCGACGCGCACGGTGGGAGGCGGCCGGGTGTTGGATCCGAATGCGCCGGACCGCAAGCGTCGCGCGGCGTCGCGCATGCAGGGCTTGCAGGCGCTGTCGGACATGCTGGACGGGGGCGGTTTGCATCCGGTGCTGGAGCATGCGCCGCTGGGCCTGGACGAGGATGCCTTGCAGCGCCTGACGGGCAGGCCGGTGCGTGAGATCGCGGCGCCGCATGGGGCGTTGTGGGTCGAACCGCGCAATGCGCAGGCGCCGCGTACGCTGATCCTGGGCGCGCAGTGGGATGCGTTGCGGGCGCGGGTGGAGCAGGCGTTGGCGGCCGTCCATCAGGGGGCGCCGGATGAGCCGGGCCCGGACAGCGCGCGGTTGCGTCGGATGGCGATGCCGGTGGGACCGGACGCGCTTTGGGTGTCGGTGCTGGATGATCTGCAACGCGATGGGCGGGTGGTGCGCAATGGTCCGTGGCTGCATCTGCCGGCGCATACGGCGACGCTGGCCGAGGCGGAGTCGGCGCTGGCCGCGCGTTTGCTGCCGCTGCTGGATGAGGGGGCGTTCGATCCTCCCTGGGTGCGGGATCTGGCGCGGACGCTGGAAGAGCCGGAGGATGGCGTGCGGCAGTTGCTGCGCAAGCTGTTGCGGCGCGGCGAGGTGGCGCAGGTGGTGAAGGATCTGTTCTATCACCGGGATCAGGTGCGGGCGCTTGCGGGGCTGGCGGCGGAGCTGGCCGCGCGGCCGGCGGGGTTGAATGCGGCGGTGTTCCGGGATGCGACGGGGTTGGGGCGCAAGCGGGCGATCCAGGTTCTGGAATTTTTTGACCGGGTGGGATATACGCGGCGGGTGCGGGATGCGCATGTGCTGCGCGCCGAGAGCGCGTATGCGGCGACGCAGGGGCGGTCCGAGCCGGTATCATAG